TTATGCAAACGCCTTCGCGTAAGGCAGTTCAGGAAGTCTTGCAGGAAGAACGTAATAAACTCCTAGCTGAGACGCTAAGCAAAGGTTTTAGTAGTTATTCTGGCGTCCGCATCTCCAGTACTGGTAAACGCTTCTTCCTAGAAAATGGTATCGTTTGGAATGTTTTAGATAAACAGCAGCAATATTATGGTCAAGCTGCTACTTTTTCATCAGCACGACTTATCTCCTAGCTCCATTGATCACTCGTGCTTGTGGTTCTTCAGGTGGATAGTTTGAACCCATATATGAGTAAGGCACAGGCATGGTGATATCAGTACCGTTGATCACGACTCCCAATAACTCAAGGTCAGATTCCACCAATTGGTCGATCGCTTCAGTGAGTATATTTTCTTGTGTATTGTTTGGTCTTGTCACTAGCACAATGCCATCGGTGTAAGGCTGTATTAACAAAGCGTCATTTGATAAACTCAGAGCAGGAGTGTCTAAAATCACCAAATCAAAACGCTCGCGTGCATCCTCCATCAGGCGTCGTATTTCACTAGATTCTAGGATTGCCGCTGATTGACGCACAGGACCTGGGCTAGGAAGAATGTATAAATTTTCTATATCTGGCACTAAGCGAATATATTCGCCCAAGTTGCCGTAATAACGCAAAGGTTCAATCGTAGCATCGGGGTCGGAAGTCACTCCTAGGGATGAAGAGTGAGTTGGCGATCGCAAATCTGCTTCAATAATCAAAGTTCGTTTCCCTGCACGAGCGGATGCTATTCCTAAGTTATAAGCGCTAACTGTCTTACCTTCTCCACTGCTGGTGCTGGTAATCAATACCACCTTCAATTTTCTCCCGCCAACGCGGCGCAGATTACTGCGGAACTTTTCATAAAACTCTAGATACAAAGAATCTAGAGAAAGAACCACTGGCACTTCACCTAGATTTAACCCATCAATTGGCATCAAAGGCAATTCGCCCAACAAAGGAACTTCTCGTTGTTTGAGGCTGTCGCGGATATCTTCCTTGGTCTTGAAGGTTGCTTCCAATGATCCCAGTAAAAATATAACTCCGGCACCTACCAACAATCCTAGTAAACTGCCTATACCTAGGGTAATTGGCGGACTCAGACGATCCTTATTAGCATCAAGCACAACTGGTGGTCTAGCAATTCCAAGACTGCTGACTGTCTCAGCTTCTGCTGTTTTTGCGTCTGTTAGCTTTACCTGCATTTGGTCATAGACGGCTTTTTTGAGTGCAACCTCCTGTTCTAAGCGCGATCGCTCCAATTGCTTGTTGGGTATCAGCGAATACTCATTCCGCAATCGTGCTTCATCTTTTGTGAGGTCAACAAGTTGCTCTTGCAGTGTTTCGCGCTGGGTTTGCAAAGCAACCATCTGATTTGCCAGCTGCTGTCGGGCTGGATCTAGGTTGCTTCGGGAGCGAATGGCCGTAGTAGCTGGAAGCGGCGCTGTTCCGTCTTTCCCGCCTACAACTTCAGCACCACGTTGCCGAAGTAAGTTCTCATAACCTTCTTTCTGATTGCGCAACTGAATCATTGTCGGGTGTTCGGGG
This portion of the Brasilonema sennae CENA114 genome encodes:
- a CDS encoding GumC family protein — its product is MTPPIVKRYLIAFDKYKWIGLASFGLVVAGSMVVALQPRQSRYVANGALTYNRPTVSFSATGNEINLQGQELSQDILLSEPVIDAAAAKVNVKPAKIRQNVVLTMPDKDAKTTGDKQPTPTLIDLKYNDTKIQSAQETLQALMEAMIALSAEINTRRLKAVIGKVNERLPQAKKELQVAEQKLEVYDRKERPAILAAENGSLLNAVTSSQVQQRQTQLVLAGIDTQIRSIQDKLGLNVNQAYVSSALSADPIIANVRAQLYQIESQIEILKKEGLRPEHPTMIQLRNQKEGYENLLRQRGAEVVGGKDGTAPLPATTAIRSRSNLDPARQQLANQMVALQTQRETLQEQLVDLTKDEARLRNEYSLIPNKQLERSRLEQEVALKKAVYDQMQVKLTDAKTAEAETVSSLGIARPPVVLDANKDRLSPPITLGIGSLLGLLVGAGVIFLLGSLEATFKTKEDIRDSLKQREVPLLGELPLMPIDGLNLGEVPVVLSLDSLYLEFYEKFRSNLRRVGGRKLKVVLITSTSSGEGKTVSAYNLGIASARAGKRTLIIEADLRSPTHSSSLGVTSDPDATIEPLRYYGNLGEYIRLVPDIENLYILPSPGPVRQSAAILESSEIRRLMEDARERFDLVILDTPALSLSNDALLIQPYTDGIVLVTRPNNTQENILTEAIDQLVESDLELLGVVINGTDITMPVPYSYMGSNYPPEEPQARVINGARR